One Bartonella tribocorum CIP 105476 genomic window carries:
- a CDS encoding DegT/DnrJ/EryC1/StrS family aminotransferase, giving the protein MQFIDLGAQRARIEDKINSAIAHVVASGKYILGPKVTEFEEKLAEYLGVKHVIACANGTDALKMPLMAKNIGPGDAVFCPSFTFSATAEVVALVGAEPVFVDVLPNTFNIDVEKLSHAIKMVKKEGRLKPKAIIAVDLFGLSADYGQIAQVAAKENLFVIEDAAQSMGGRSGNTMCGAFGDVAATSFYPAKPLGCYGDGGAMMTNDDYLAELLRSILFHGKGETQYDNVRIGMNSRLDSIQAAILLEKFVIFEDEMEKRVKIAQRYSNGLRDVVTVPEIGENIRSAYAQYTIKVKERDKLKDFLQKNSVPTMIYYKTPLHQQPAYKHFSYVKDSLTVSESLGECVLSLPMHPYLTQTDQDMIIQKIRDFYHS; this is encoded by the coding sequence ATGCAATTCATCGACCTTGGGGCGCAGCGTGCGCGTATTGAAGATAAAATTAATTCTGCAATTGCGCATGTGGTCGCGAGTGGTAAGTATATTTTGGGGCCGAAGGTAACAGAATTTGAAGAGAAATTGGCAGAGTATCTTGGTGTTAAACATGTGATTGCATGTGCTAATGGAACGGATGCTTTGAAGATGCCTCTCATGGCTAAAAATATTGGTCCAGGGGATGCTGTGTTTTGTCCTAGCTTTACATTTTCGGCAACGGCCGAAGTGGTTGCTTTGGTGGGGGCTGAGCCTGTTTTTGTTGATGTTTTACCCAATACATTTAATATTGATGTTGAAAAACTTTCTCACGCTATCAAAATGGTTAAAAAAGAGGGACGGCTAAAGCCAAAGGCTATTATTGCTGTTGATTTATTTGGGCTTTCTGCTGACTATGGGCAAATTGCTCAAGTCGCCGCAAAGGAAAATCTTTTTGTCATTGAAGATGCTGCTCAATCTATGGGTGGAAGAAGTGGTAATACTATGTGCGGTGCTTTTGGTGATGTGGCCGCCACAAGTTTTTATCCTGCAAAACCATTAGGCTGTTATGGTGATGGAGGCGCTATGATGACCAATGATGATTATTTGGCAGAACTTTTACGCTCTATTTTGTTTCATGGTAAAGGTGAAACACAATATGATAATGTACGGATTGGTATGAATTCGCGTCTTGATAGTATTCAGGCTGCAATTTTACTCGAAAAGTTTGTGATTTTTGAAGATGAAATGGAAAAGCGTGTAAAAATTGCTCAACGTTATTCCAATGGTTTAAGAGATGTTGTTACAGTTCCAGAAATAGGAGAAAATATTCGTTCTGCTTATGCACAATATACGATTAAGGTCAAAGAGCGTGATAAATTAAAAGATTTTTTACAAAAAAATTCTGTCCCTACAATGATTTATTATAAAACACCTTTACATCAACAGCCCGCTTATAAACACTTTTCTTATGTGAAAGATTCCCTTACCGTTTCAGAGTCTTTAGGGGAGTGTGTTTTAAGTTTGCCAATGCATCCTTATTTGACGCAAACAGATCAGGATATGATTATCCAAAAAATAAGAGATTTTTATCATTCTTGA
- a CDS encoding Gfo/Idh/MocA family protein has product MVPRVAVLGCGHWGGNHIKTLHSLGALAAVSDIDSDRAVRFATMYDVEVVAPDDLFAQQDIDALVLALPPQFHTQNVLRAVKNGKDVLVEKPIALNVADAKRQVQEADAYGRIFMVGHILRFHPTFEKMYELVKKGELGEVRYIYSHRLGFGKFHTHSDALWDLAPHDLSMILALTGCEPSKILGEGAAVVDQISDFSHIHMTFPNGVQSHLFASRLSPYRERRLTVVGTKAMLVFDDMEPWSRKLAMHHFAIWKENQEWAFSMDELNYIDVCEDLPLTRELRHFLHCIETRQSPCTNGGDAIAILRILTAAGVNYDR; this is encoded by the coding sequence ATGGTGCCACGTGTAGCGGTTTTAGGATGCGGCCATTGGGGTGGAAATCATATAAAGACACTCCATTCTCTTGGGGCTTTAGCAGCAGTTTCTGATATTGATAGCGATCGTGCTGTTCGTTTTGCCACGATGTATGATGTAGAGGTTGTTGCACCAGATGATCTTTTTGCTCAGCAAGATATTGATGCGCTAGTGCTAGCGTTGCCTCCACAATTTCATACACAAAATGTGCTGCGTGCTGTTAAAAATGGTAAAGATGTTTTGGTGGAAAAGCCAATAGCTCTAAATGTTGCTGATGCTAAACGCCAGGTTCAGGAAGCAGATGCCTATGGGCGGATTTTTATGGTGGGCCATATTTTACGGTTTCATCCGACTTTTGAAAAAATGTATGAATTGGTGAAAAAGGGGGAATTGGGGGAGGTGCGATATATTTATTCTCATCGGTTAGGCTTTGGAAAATTTCATACACACAGTGATGCTTTATGGGATCTTGCCCCTCATGATCTCTCAATGATTTTGGCATTGACAGGATGTGAACCCTCCAAAATTCTCGGTGAGGGGGCTGCTGTCGTTGATCAGATTTCCGATTTTTCCCATATTCATATGACTTTTCCAAATGGTGTACAGAGTCATCTTTTTGCTTCACGCTTGAGTCCTTATCGTGAAAGGCGTTTAACTGTTGTTGGAACAAAGGCTATGCTCGTTTTTGATGATATGGAACCGTGGAGCCGTAAATTGGCAATGCACCACTTTGCCATTTGGAAAGAGAATCAAGAGTGGGCTTTTAGCATGGATGAGCTGAATTACATTGATGTTTGTGAAGATTTGCCGCTTACTCGCGAATTACGGCACTTTCTTCATTGTATTGAAACGCGTCAATCACCTTGTACAAATGGTGGTGATGCTATTGCGATTTTACGGATTTTAACAGCTGCTGGTGTCAATTATGATAGATAA